The following are encoded together in the Synchiropus splendidus isolate RoL2022-P1 chromosome 7, RoL_Sspl_1.0, whole genome shotgun sequence genome:
- the coq5 gene encoding 2-methoxy-6-polyprenyl-1,4-benzoquinol methylase, mitochondrial translates to MAAPVRLLLRRAARLSLCDFKASVKTSRRCFSDAPEDRTTHFGFQTVPEAEKAKKVYEVFENVAQKYDVMNDAMSLGIHRLWKDALLHVMHPQPGARLLDVAGGTGDISFRFLDYVESQLERQRRRAARSAQTPSWQDISSHYSAEDAEPESRAVVCDINKEMLKVGKQRAEQLGLASGLSWVVGDAEELPFDDEQFDIYTVAFGIRNVTHIEQALQEALRVLKPGGRFMCLEFSKVTNPLLASLYDAYSFQVIPVLGEVIAGDWKSYKYLVESIRKFPDQVEFKQMIEDAGFCCVTFHNFTGGVVSLHSGFKL, encoded by the exons ATGGCCGCCCCCGTCAGGCTCCTGCTCCGGAGGGCAGCGCGTCTTTCTCTCTGTGACTTTAAAGCGAGTGTAAAAACCAGCCGTCGGTGTTTCAGCGATGCGCCTGAAGACAGAACAACACATTTCGGCTTCCAAACGGTTCCGGAGGCGGAGAAGGCGAAGAAAG TCTACGAGGTGTTTGAGAACGTGGCACAGAAGTACGACGTGATGAACGACGCCATGAGTCTGGGCATCCATCGCCTGTGGAAGGACGCCCTGCTGCATGTGATGCACCCCCAACCTGGAGCCCGGCTCCTGGACGTGGCCGGAGGAACGG GCGACATCTCCTTCCGCTTCCTGGACTACGTGGAGTCGCAGCTGGAGCGCCAGCGGCGGCGAGCAGCTCGCTCTGCGCAGACTCCGTCCTGGCAGGACATTTCCTCGCACTACTCTGCGGAGGATGCGGAGCCCGAGTCCCGGGCCGTGGTCTGTGACATCAACAAGGAGATGCTGAAAGTGGGGAAGCAGAGGGCGGAACAACTCGGCCTCGCGTCAG gtctGTCGTGGGTCGTGGGCGACGCAGAGGAGCTTCCGTTTGACGACGAGCAGTTTGACATTTACACCGTGGCGTTTGGGATCCGCAACGTCACACACATCGAGCAG gccctgcaggaggcgctgcgGGTCCTGAAGCCCGGTGGCAGGTTCATGTGTCTGGAGTTCAGTAAGGTCACCAACCCCCTGCTGGCCAG CCTGTACGACGCCTACAGCTTTCAGGTGATCCCGGTCCTGGGCGAGGTCATCGCGGGCGACTGGAAGTCCTACAAGTACCTGGTGGAGAGCATCCGCAAGTTCCCTGACCAG GTGGAGTTCAAGCAGATGATCGAGGACGCTGGATTCTGCTGCGTCACATTCCACAACTTCACCGGAGGAGTGGTCTCGCTGCACTCGGGCTTCAAGCTCTGA